The proteins below come from a single Zea mays cultivar B73 chromosome 8, Zm-B73-REFERENCE-NAM-5.0, whole genome shotgun sequence genomic window:
- the LOC118473205 gene encoding uncharacterized protein: MAAVEAVCRALVRLPRKRCSSLARAGSLLGPALSLSLCSCSPCRESLASSPARLHFLRSLLQLYCRAQLAPAQFVRRAGHYSILCLLARILSQLVVVSFTVESSNPSSPAQPHSPARSRLQSKVVVNPCVIKQSQESGEDEVLIAIFPKRSTNCLDRKIATDLTDSCQLWKR; encoded by the exons ATGGCCGCCGTCGAAGCTGTCTGCCGTGCCCTTGTCAGGCTCCCGCGCAAGCGTTGTTCTTCCCTGGCACGCGCCGGCTCACTGCTCGGCCCTGCGCTTTCCCTTTCTCTGTGCTCGTGCTCGCCGTGCCGTGAGTCACTGGCCAGCAGTCCAGCTCGCCTCCACTTCCTACGTTCCCTGCTCCAGCTCTACTGTCGCGCGCAGCTCGCCCCTGCGCAG TTCGTCCGTCGTGCTGGTCACTATTCCATATTGTGCCTATTAGCTCGGATCCTGTCCCAGCTCGTCGTTGTGTCATTCACAGTCGAGTCGTCAAACCCGTCATCTCCTGCTCAACCCCACTCACCAGCTCGCTCAAGACTACAATCGAAGGTCGTCGTCAATCCGTGCGTGATCAAGCAATCTcaagaatcgggtgaagacgaagtTCTCATCGCGATATTCCCTaagcgctcgacaaattgcctGGATCGGAAAATCGCTACCGATCTCACGGATTCGTGTCAGCTGTGGAAACGGTAA